From Acaryochloris thomasi RCC1774, a single genomic window includes:
- a CDS encoding NB-ARC domain-containing protein: MNFEAVINNVNQAVLSHVGRALKPVERLVLQGAWQAKTYEQMAEECQYSLAYIKQVTGPRLWKLLSQVYSQKVSKKNVRVLLERHYSELREPTFAADPSPVEMAPSVDFALELQDQTQALWGNAPEVSVFHGRVQELATLKQWLVTDHCRLVALTGGAGIGKTALSVRCGHLLQDQFDAVIWRSLHQSPSVSDFVNDLLQSITQQSVEAGESLDHQLSRLMAVLRQHRYLIILDAGTAILQEGYLAGQYRDGYEGYGQFLERIGQQRHQSAVVFVSNEKPSEFDRWEGDTLPVRSLRLKGLKSDAEELLKERNLSHPEKWDDLIRLYRGNPLALKIVATMVKNIFGGDVSAFLGQQTIVFGDLNDILDEQFERLSALEQELLYWLAIEGQPIPLEKLQANLLSPISTGELFEALGSLLRRELIDRSADAGDILFSIEQPVVSHYVLGRLIDQIYAEIEAESQTLKIETLDLLRSHLIGFEDDPTQTKQQQRFIQQPIQDKLYRLFRDESVMETQLVAILAFLEDKPSLAVGYARNNLQILLGATLTFEARNELRRQI; this comes from the coding sequence ATGAACTTTGAAGCCGTGATCAATAACGTCAATCAGGCCGTCTTATCCCATGTAGGGCGCGCTCTTAAACCCGTCGAACGCTTGGTTCTTCAAGGTGCCTGGCAGGCAAAGACCTATGAGCAGATGGCTGAAGAGTGTCAGTACAGCTTGGCTTACATCAAGCAGGTCACGGGTCCAAGGCTATGGAAGCTGTTGTCTCAGGTTTATAGTCAGAAAGTCAGTAAGAAGAATGTAAGGGTTTTGCTGGAGCGACATTATTCAGAGTTAAGGGAGCCGACCTTTGCAGCTGACCCGTCTCCTGTAGAGATGGCTCCTAGCGTTGATTTCGCCCTAGAGCTTCAAGATCAGACGCAGGCGCTGTGGGGAAATGCGCCGGAAGTCTCGGTGTTCCACGGTCGAGTGCAAGAATTAGCGACGCTCAAGCAGTGGTTGGTGACGGATCACTGTCGCCTCGTTGCTTTGACGGGGGGCGCTGGCATCGGAAAGACGGCTCTATCGGTGCGGTGCGGTCATCTGCTTCAGGATCAGTTTGATGCTGTGATTTGGCGCAGTTTGCATCAGTCTCCTTCGGTGAGCGATTTCGTAAATGACCTGCTGCAGTCGATCACTCAACAGAGCGTAGAGGCTGGTGAGAGTCTTGATCATCAGCTTTCGCGTCTGATGGCGGTTCTGCGACAGCATCGCTATTTGATTATTTTGGATGCTGGGACTGCGATTTTGCAGGAAGGTTACTTAGCCGGACAATACCGCGACGGCTATGAAGGTTATGGTCAGTTCCTTGAGCGTATAGGGCAGCAGCGACATCAAAGTGCGGTCGTGTTTGTGAGCAATGAAAAGCCCAGTGAGTTTGATCGCTGGGAGGGGGATACGCTGCCAGTGAGATCGCTGCGGCTGAAGGGGCTGAAGTCTGACGCAGAGGAATTGCTGAAGGAGCGGAATCTTTCACACCCTGAGAAATGGGACGATCTGATTCGCCTGTATCGGGGCAATCCGCTAGCGCTCAAAATTGTGGCTACAATGGTCAAAAATATTTTCGGGGGAGATGTCTCTGCCTTTTTGGGGCAGCAGACTATTGTATTTGGCGACCTCAATGATATTCTCGATGAGCAATTTGAGCGCTTGTCGGCGCTAGAGCAGGAGCTGCTGTACTGGTTGGCGATTGAAGGCCAGCCCATTCCTTTAGAAAAGCTGCAGGCTAATCTGCTGTCTCCTATTTCAACAGGGGAGTTATTTGAGGCTTTGGGGTCATTGTTAAGGCGAGAGTTGATTGACCGCAGTGCGGATGCGGGTGATATTCTCTTTTCCATTGAGCAGCCTGTTGTCTCCCACTATGTTCTAGGACGCTTGATCGATCAGATTTATGCTGAGATTGAGGCCGAGAGTCAAACCCTAAAAATCGAGACGTTGGACTTGCTGCGAAGTCACCTAATTGGCTTTGAAGATGACCCCACACAGACCAAGCAGCAGCAGCGATTCATACAGCAGCCGATTCAGGATAAGCTCTATCGTTTGTTCCGAGATGAGTCAGTGATGGAGACCCAACTCGTGGCAATTCTGGCATTTCTAGAGGACAAGCCGTCTTTAGCTGTGGGGTATGCCAGAAATAATCTTCAAATCTTGTTGGGGGCCACCTTAACCTTCGAAGCGCGGAATGAGCTTCGTCGCCAAATTTAA
- a CDS encoding sensor histidine kinase, translating into MSQINHLNTHLKLVRKSRPPMQKSRKSSKVERFLQLQIDQLVSQPQIKWARVVCEDPSSIHHQLVAHASQIPFQMSRATLATIRTEDWLTEVSSHLGLNPVAGLTTGFYYCSLNDQKPQYLLLFIDGSPSHLLRQWIKRTSEVLEESLESYQQAAKQSRKIELLEEVVQRVGHQLRHPLSLINLYANNLAVVLPQGPEQEQVTVINQTAQSLNQMLTEIMQCAKNDKLQLISQDLRSLMQETLADFRGWIQEKGIRVRLPERTVNLPLDPLQIKQAFNNLISNAIHFSPENSELLINWEMAQGNVRLSISDEGPGLPQDDLDNLFKPFFTRREGGTGLGLAIVQKVVRAHGGKLWAKNVAGRGAEFSMSLPRLSANLSEDIAC; encoded by the coding sequence ATGAGTCAAATTAATCATCTCAATACCCATCTCAAGCTCGTCAGAAAGTCCCGGCCCCCAATGCAAAAGAGCCGGAAGAGTAGTAAGGTGGAGCGCTTCTTACAGCTACAGATTGACCAGCTTGTCAGTCAACCTCAGATTAAGTGGGCAAGAGTGGTCTGCGAAGATCCGTCATCGATCCACCATCAACTCGTGGCTCATGCCTCCCAGATCCCCTTCCAGATGTCTCGGGCGACCCTCGCAACCATCCGAACTGAGGACTGGTTGACAGAGGTTTCTTCTCATTTGGGTTTAAATCCTGTTGCTGGACTGACGACCGGATTCTACTATTGCTCTCTTAACGATCAGAAACCGCAGTATTTGCTGCTCTTTATAGACGGATCTCCTTCTCATCTCTTGCGCCAGTGGATTAAGCGTACTTCTGAAGTTCTAGAGGAGTCTCTAGAGAGCTATCAACAGGCCGCAAAACAATCGCGCAAGATTGAATTGTTGGAAGAAGTTGTGCAGCGCGTGGGGCATCAACTCAGGCATCCGTTGAGCCTCATAAACCTGTATGCCAACAATCTAGCGGTGGTTCTACCTCAAGGGCCAGAGCAGGAGCAGGTCACTGTTATCAATCAAACTGCGCAAAGTCTCAACCAAATGCTGACGGAGATTATGCAGTGCGCCAAAAATGACAAGCTGCAGCTCATTTCTCAAGATTTGCGAAGTCTAATGCAAGAGACGCTAGCAGATTTCCGAGGTTGGATTCAAGAGAAAGGAATTCGAGTCCGTTTACCTGAGCGCACGGTTAATCTGCCTCTTGATCCACTCCAGATTAAGCAGGCTTTCAATAATTTAATCAGTAACGCCATTCACTTTAGCCCCGAAAACAGTGAGCTTTTGATCAACTGGGAGATGGCTCAGGGGAATGTACGGCTGAGTATTTCGGATGAGGGTCCAGGATTGCCGCAAGACGATCTAGATAATCTGTTTAAACCGTTTTTTACCCGTCGAGAAGGAGGAACAGGCCTGGGTCTAGCCATTGTCCAGAAAGTTGTCCGTGCTCACGGGGGCAAACTGTGGGCCAAGAATGTAGCCGGTCGCGGCGCAGAATTTTCAATGAGTTTACCCCGTCTATCTGCAAATCTATCCGAGGATATCGCATGTTAA
- a CDS encoding CHASE2 domain-containing protein, whose product MSFCINPDCSQRQNSEQDNYCQTCGTSLVINERYRIIRPLRELEADHCTEVFEVDNLGVPKVIKVLTNQRRRLVTLFEQEAQILKDLKHLSVSRVDNYFRFTPEHGPKDLHCLVLEKIPGLNLQQWIAENELLSEALAIEWLQLLVPILEGIHQQRLIHRDIKPSNIMVSPDGGVSLIDFGAARKVTTTYLKKLEDEDVTRIYTPGYTAPEQIEGQANYSSDFFALGRTFVHLLTGVGPDEFSKDKERRLEWRQAAPQISDHFANLIDELIAPVPEERLYNAQVLALRLAWMSEAVNAPLEQTRIPNSETSENTTLKQISPSLPGETTAEVVSPAPTRDETRMVKPLMGVLGIGVAIATFIFGARYLGVLQPLELKAFDHLMGLRPADMPDSRLLLVTVDEADIQYQNQQNMSMRWSLSDQALNQALETLETYQPRAIGLDIYRDFSVTPEVPELATRLQQNPNFFGICKVASPLDGAPDATPPPAELPSNRVGFSDFIDDAGNTVRRHLIYLTPPVNSSCSADYAFSLQLASHYLAADGIQPGANPDGNLTLGPAVLKPLPSHAGGYQGIDDSGHQILLNYRSLRTVDSVAEQISLQDLLENKIPPESLESLKDRIVLIGITAPSTTDNWQTPYSNTADPSQEQTPGVFIQAQMISQLLSIALQERSQLWWWSLPIEALWIGAWSLLGGILAWAVHKPLYLAIAGAMSFTLLFGISFGILTQGGWIPLVPAAIALFSAQLAVLFLWKRRLS is encoded by the coding sequence ATGAGTTTTTGTATCAATCCTGATTGTTCCCAACGCCAAAATTCAGAGCAGGACAATTATTGCCAAACTTGTGGAACCAGCCTGGTTATCAATGAGCGCTATCGAATCATCCGTCCGCTGCGGGAGCTAGAAGCCGATCACTGTACGGAAGTGTTTGAGGTCGATAATCTAGGCGTGCCCAAGGTTATTAAAGTCCTAACGAACCAGCGCCGTAGGCTGGTGACGTTATTTGAGCAAGAGGCTCAGATACTGAAGGATCTAAAGCACTTGTCAGTCTCTCGGGTCGATAACTATTTTCGCTTTACGCCAGAGCATGGCCCCAAAGATCTGCACTGTCTCGTCCTGGAAAAAATTCCCGGTTTAAATCTTCAGCAGTGGATCGCTGAGAATGAGTTGCTCTCGGAAGCACTCGCGATCGAGTGGCTACAGCTATTAGTCCCGATATTAGAGGGCATCCATCAGCAGCGCCTGATTCACCGTGATATAAAACCCTCCAATATTATGGTGAGTCCGGATGGGGGCGTCTCCCTGATTGATTTTGGGGCTGCCCGTAAGGTGACAACGACATATCTCAAAAAACTGGAAGACGAAGACGTCACGCGTATCTACACGCCTGGTTACACTGCACCAGAGCAGATCGAAGGACAGGCGAACTATTCCTCTGACTTTTTTGCCTTGGGTCGTACCTTTGTGCATCTACTCACTGGGGTTGGTCCTGATGAGTTCTCTAAAGATAAAGAACGCCGTCTGGAATGGAGACAGGCGGCACCGCAGATATCTGATCACTTCGCCAATTTGATTGATGAATTGATTGCACCTGTCCCGGAGGAGCGTTTGTATAATGCTCAGGTGCTGGCGCTGCGCCTTGCCTGGATGTCAGAGGCAGTTAATGCGCCCTTAGAACAGACCCGTATTCCAAACTCTGAGACCTCAGAAAACACCACGTTGAAGCAGATCAGTCCTTCACTCCCCGGTGAGACGACTGCTGAGGTTGTGAGTCCCGCCCCTACTCGTGATGAGACCAGAATGGTTAAGCCACTGATGGGGGTGTTGGGGATAGGAGTTGCGATCGCAACCTTCATCTTCGGCGCTCGTTACCTGGGCGTTTTACAGCCTCTAGAGTTAAAAGCCTTTGACCATTTGATGGGGCTGCGCCCTGCTGATATGCCTGATTCTAGGCTCTTGCTAGTCACAGTTGATGAAGCCGACATTCAGTATCAAAATCAGCAGAATATGTCGATGCGGTGGTCGCTCTCAGATCAGGCCCTCAATCAGGCTCTAGAAACTCTTGAAACCTACCAGCCCCGAGCCATTGGGCTAGATATCTATCGCGATTTTTCAGTGACACCTGAGGTTCCAGAACTGGCGACGCGCCTTCAGCAAAACCCCAATTTTTTCGGCATCTGCAAAGTCGCTTCTCCCCTAGACGGTGCACCGGATGCCACCCCACCTCCGGCCGAACTACCCAGCAATAGAGTGGGCTTTAGCGACTTTATTGATGACGCCGGAAATACCGTGCGCCGTCATCTGATCTATTTAACACCTCCGGTCAACTCAAGCTGCTCAGCAGATTATGCCTTCAGTTTGCAGCTTGCCTCTCATTACTTGGCCGCAGACGGTATTCAGCCCGGTGCCAACCCTGACGGAAATCTGACGCTGGGTCCGGCGGTCCTCAAACCCTTGCCGTCCCATGCAGGTGGGTATCAGGGGATTGATGACTCTGGACATCAAATATTGCTCAACTATCGCTCGCTGCGGACCGTTGACAGTGTTGCTGAGCAAATCTCTCTTCAAGACCTATTAGAGAATAAAATTCCGCCCGAGTCACTAGAGTCACTCAAAGATCGGATTGTTCTGATTGGGATCACGGCTCCGAGCACCACAGATAATTGGCAAACGCCCTATAGCAATACCGCTGACCCCAGCCAAGAACAGACCCCTGGCGTTTTTATTCAAGCTCAGATGATTAGCCAACTGCTGAGCATTGCTTTGCAAGAGCGATCGCAACTCTGGTGGTGGTCCCTACCGATAGAGGCGCTTTGGATCGGAGCCTGGTCGTTATTGGGCGGCATATTGGCCTGGGCGGTGCATAAACCGCTATATCTCGCTATTGCAGGAGCAATGTCCTTCACCCTCCTGTTCGGAATTAGCTTTGGTATACTAACTCAAGGTGGATGGATTCCGCTTGTCCCTGCCGCGATCGCATTATTCTCAGCCCAACTAGCTGTGCTGTTCCTATGGAAAAGACGTCTATCCTGA
- a CDS encoding DUF928 domain-containing protein, with protein sequence MEKTSILRSKPSSVSLMSVGIALPLLFGATPFSALAQTAATSVKKLSEGSSLPKLKDRGAPVGRQRGGASPNNATGTLPKLKDRGAPTGRRRGGASRNNCPTASKPLTALVPGVESTSGQSQRSISYMASTAVAYPTFWVYVPAGNQARAGEFVLQNKAGEDLYRTDLPLSSASGSIGINLPNAEQYALQPDQEYHWYFKLYCGDSTAQSEYFYVDAWLKRESPAPNTPSASAATTDVAGSQSVFWYDTLTRSARSQGRNWSNLLVEAGLQDVADEPIIEQFSPQ encoded by the coding sequence ATGGAAAAGACGTCTATCCTGAGAAGTAAGCCTTCGTCAGTTTCCCTGATGTCAGTGGGCATCGCTTTGCCCCTATTGTTCGGTGCCACACCTTTCTCTGCCCTGGCGCAGACGGCTGCAACCAGCGTGAAAAAGCTATCTGAAGGATCCTCACTGCCCAAGCTCAAGGATCGGGGTGCCCCAGTGGGGCGTCAAAGGGGGGGAGCGAGTCCCAATAACGCAACCGGCACACTGCCTAAGCTCAAAGATCGAGGCGCGCCCACTGGACGACGCAGAGGTGGTGCTAGCCGGAATAACTGTCCAACAGCCTCTAAGCCGCTGACGGCGCTGGTTCCTGGTGTTGAAAGCACGTCTGGACAGAGTCAACGTTCGATTTCTTACATGGCTTCGACCGCGGTAGCTTACCCCACGTTTTGGGTTTATGTTCCTGCAGGCAATCAGGCGAGAGCGGGAGAATTTGTGCTGCAGAATAAAGCCGGAGAAGATCTTTACCGAACCGATTTGCCGCTATCGTCAGCATCCGGTTCTATTGGCATCAATCTTCCCAATGCAGAGCAGTATGCACTGCAGCCTGACCAGGAATACCATTGGTACTTCAAACTATACTGCGGTGACTCTACGGCTCAGTCAGAGTACTTTTACGTCGATGCTTGGCTCAAAAGAGAATCTCCAGCGCCGAACACACCGTCAGCAAGTGCAGCGACCACAGATGTAGCAGGCTCTCAAAGTGTTTTTTGGTATGACACCTTGACCCGGTCGGCGAGATCGCAGGGTCGTAACTGGTCCAATCTTCTCGTTGAAGCCGGACTGCAGGATGTCGCGGATGAACCCATCATTGAGCAGTTCTCCCCTCAGTAG
- a CDS encoding response regulator: MLNQAEKTKTLSAVLVDDDHQFRAGIRSLLNFYTVQDQSISVVGEANRPDLALSLVGDKQPDFVLIDMELIGGDGLSLLQQIQDSGSSCKTLVLSGHEEDSWIYQAMQTGADGYVFKSQVTQQLQDAIASIMDDQIYLPPEVATGFFRRFQTTQASLPSQIGQPCDLSERENEVLYWLVQGASNVVIAKELYISVATVKAHLTNIFLKLQVTSRTQAIVAAIKMNLVQS; the protein is encoded by the coding sequence ATGTTAAATCAAGCCGAAAAAACCAAGACTCTCTCTGCTGTATTGGTGGATGACGACCATCAGTTTCGAGCAGGTATCCGCTCTCTTCTCAATTTCTATACTGTTCAAGATCAGTCCATTTCGGTTGTGGGAGAAGCCAATCGCCCCGATCTAGCCCTCTCTTTAGTGGGCGATAAGCAGCCTGACTTTGTTCTAATTGATATGGAGCTAATTGGAGGAGATGGTCTCTCCTTGCTTCAGCAGATCCAGGACAGTGGTTCATCCTGTAAGACGCTTGTTCTGTCGGGCCACGAGGAAGATAGCTGGATTTACCAAGCCATGCAAACGGGCGCAGATGGCTATGTGTTCAAAAGCCAGGTAACCCAGCAGCTTCAAGATGCGATCGCATCCATCATGGATGACCAAATCTATCTCCCCCCTGAAGTCGCCACAGGTTTCTTCCGCCGCTTTCAGACCACCCAAGCCTCTCTACCTAGTCAAATCGGTCAACCCTGCGACCTGTCTGAGCGAGAAAATGAGGTTTTGTATTGGCTGGTGCAGGGCGCTTCAAATGTGGTTATTGCCAAAGAACTCTATATTTCTGTGGCCACGGTTAAAGCACATCTCACTAATATCTTTCTGAAGCTGCAGGTGACAAGCCGTACCCAAGCGATTGTGGCCGCCATCAAGATGAATCTAGTTCAGTCGTAG
- a CDS encoding CHAT domain-containing protein has protein sequence MTQPNCNLAPTVSVNFLQCGSKSVYPRSFLLLSTVCLCLSTAPAKANTARTFQVASEQAASERPAPTANAEDLVRQGRTLYDSGQFTQAAQVFQQAARAFRGGGDALRQAMALGNLSLTYQHLGQWSAAEKSISDGLVLLREDQNQEKSLQQPQAEQRSLQVLAQLHDIEGRLELERGRPQAALTRWQQAAAAYTQLDDPAKLWQSRINMAQAQQALGRYRQARSMLLEAKTQLASQSDSILKATGLRSLGNVFRVVGDLQLSQQALEESLAIMTQVSDAQNTQDQVSTRLSLGRTLRAQGEIYQALALFQSAANSTDSLELQTQAQLQELSLRVANQELAAAEALWPQLVSQIKQLPSGRTAIYASVFLSEILAQLETANASGAIRQSSSSSRESAQLLAASIQQAKYLGDLRAESLALGALGKIYEKSQQQADAIDLTQKALLLSQSLDLPDLSYQWQWQLGRLQQSEGEIEASIASYSDAVNNLQTLRQDLATLNPEVQFSFRDKVEPVYRELVSLLLLAPDGIPPSQAQLQQARTVLESLKIAELENYFRSACLDATETIDKVVDQQDSNAAVLYPVVLKDRLALILKIPRQEQLEFFSTEVSQGTFEETVNQLQVSLPDITRVSKVKQSSQQVYDWLIRPIEQTLAANEIDTLTFALDGPLRNIPMAVLYDQQRQQYLVEKYAIALAPSLQLVTPKPLKKVPLNVLAAGINEQRIVEGREFAPLSNVSNELSQIDTQLSNSQNLINQRFTVKNLTSTLRAKPFSIVHIATHGEFSSSLDNTYLLTWNQLLKGNELATLLQQSDDDQNGIELLVLSACQTAVGDERATLGLAGIAVQAGARSTLATLWSIDDQSTSVLMSQFYQALKAGQTKAEALRTAQLAALDQDRRPYLWAPYVLVGNWL, from the coding sequence GTGACTCAGCCCAATTGTAATTTAGCCCCAACAGTCTCTGTGAACTTTCTTCAATGCGGTTCAAAGTCTGTCTATCCCCGCTCTTTTTTGTTGCTGAGCACAGTCTGCCTGTGTTTATCCACAGCACCTGCAAAAGCTAATACAGCACGGACGTTCCAAGTTGCTTCAGAACAAGCAGCTTCAGAACGACCTGCCCCCACGGCTAATGCTGAAGATCTAGTCCGTCAGGGCCGAACGCTATACGACTCAGGACAGTTTACTCAGGCAGCTCAGGTCTTCCAGCAGGCTGCACGTGCATTCCGCGGTGGTGGAGATGCATTGAGACAGGCAATGGCTCTGGGCAATCTTTCCCTCACCTATCAACACCTGGGGCAATGGTCAGCGGCAGAAAAATCTATTTCAGATGGACTTGTACTTCTGAGAGAAGATCAAAATCAAGAGAAGAGCCTGCAACAGCCGCAGGCAGAGCAGAGGTCTCTACAGGTCTTAGCCCAGCTACATGATATTGAGGGACGCCTAGAATTAGAGCGCGGACGGCCTCAAGCTGCACTGACCCGATGGCAACAGGCCGCTGCAGCCTATACCCAGCTTGATGATCCTGCAAAACTTTGGCAGAGCCGAATCAATATGGCCCAGGCCCAGCAGGCTTTAGGGCGATATCGTCAGGCCCGTTCCATGCTGTTAGAGGCTAAAACTCAGCTCGCCAGCCAGTCAGACTCAATATTGAAGGCAACAGGGCTACGCAGTCTAGGTAATGTATTTCGAGTTGTAGGTGATCTCCAGCTTTCTCAACAAGCGCTAGAAGAGAGTCTGGCGATTATGACTCAAGTTTCAGATGCTCAAAATACTCAGGATCAGGTTAGCACTCGCTTGAGTTTAGGGCGGACCCTGCGTGCCCAAGGCGAGATTTATCAGGCGTTAGCGTTATTTCAATCGGCTGCAAACAGCACTGACTCGCTAGAGCTGCAGACTCAAGCCCAGCTTCAGGAACTATCACTGCGCGTCGCCAATCAAGAGCTAGCGGCGGCGGAGGCTCTGTGGCCCCAACTGGTGTCTCAGATCAAGCAGCTTCCTTCTGGCCGGACGGCGATATACGCCAGTGTTTTCCTAAGTGAGATTCTTGCTCAGCTGGAAACGGCTAACGCCAGTGGTGCAATACGGCAATCATCGTCTAGCTCTCGCGAGAGTGCTCAGCTATTGGCAGCGAGTATCCAGCAAGCCAAGTATTTGGGTGATTTGCGGGCCGAAAGCTTAGCTTTGGGAGCTCTCGGTAAGATTTACGAGAAAAGTCAGCAGCAGGCAGATGCGATTGATCTGACCCAGAAGGCTTTACTCCTGTCACAATCGCTGGATCTGCCGGATCTGTCCTATCAATGGCAGTGGCAGCTAGGCCGGCTGCAGCAAAGCGAAGGAGAGATCGAAGCCTCTATTGCCTCATATTCTGATGCGGTGAACAATCTTCAGACTTTGCGGCAAGATTTAGCGACGCTCAATCCAGAGGTGCAATTCTCCTTTCGGGACAAAGTGGAGCCGGTCTATCGCGAGTTGGTGAGCTTGCTTCTGCTGGCTCCAGATGGGATACCTCCGAGTCAAGCGCAACTCCAGCAAGCGAGAACGGTGCTGGAGTCTTTAAAAATTGCAGAACTGGAAAATTACTTTCGCTCAGCCTGTCTTGATGCGACGGAAACCATTGACAAAGTGGTCGACCAGCAAGATTCAAATGCGGCTGTCCTGTATCCCGTTGTGCTCAAAGATCGGCTGGCGCTGATTCTCAAGATTCCACGACAGGAGCAGCTTGAGTTCTTTAGTACAGAGGTGTCTCAGGGTACGTTCGAGGAAACGGTTAACCAGCTCCAGGTGTCTCTGCCCGATATTACCCGCGTGTCTAAGGTCAAACAGTCGTCGCAGCAGGTTTATGACTGGTTGATTCGCCCGATTGAGCAGACGCTGGCGGCCAATGAAATCGATACGTTAACTTTTGCCTTGGACGGTCCGCTGCGAAATATTCCGATGGCAGTGCTCTATGACCAGCAACGGCAGCAGTATCTGGTGGAAAAATATGCGATCGCACTTGCTCCCAGCCTCCAGCTCGTCACTCCGAAGCCGCTTAAAAAAGTCCCACTTAACGTCTTGGCCGCTGGCATTAACGAACAGCGAATTGTAGAGGGACGCGAGTTTGCACCGTTATCCAATGTCAGCAACGAACTAAGTCAGATCGATACGCAACTTTCAAACAGTCAGAATCTGATCAATCAGCGATTCACTGTCAAAAACCTAACCAGTACGCTGCGGGCAAAGCCGTTCTCTATCGTACATATTGCTACCCACGGAGAATTCAGCTCTAGCCTGGACAACACCTATCTGCTCACTTGGAACCAGCTTCTCAAAGGGAATGAGTTAGCAACTCTACTGCAGCAGAGTGATGATGATCAAAACGGTATTGAACTCCTGGTGCTGAGCGCTTGTCAGACCGCCGTCGGAGATGAGCGAGCCACGCTTGGATTAGCGGGCATTGCTGTCCAGGCGGGGGCACGCAGTACGCTGGCTACACTGTGGTCCATTGATGATCAGTCTACTTCTGTGCTGATGAGCCAGTTCTATCAAGCGCTGAAGGCCGGACAAACAAAGGCGGAGGCATTAAGAACGGCCCAGCTAGCGGCTTTGGACCAAGATCGACGCCCCTATTTGTGGGCACCCTACGTCTTGGTCGGAAACTGGCTTTAA